One segment of Aquimarina sp. BL5 DNA contains the following:
- a CDS encoding serine hydrolase: MKHYCKYATTLILLLLFMSCNSDDAVTGAEETAFTGEIKSIIEDNTREFPDNTELSIAIIDNEKTEYIGVIKKGNTLEVIDNKDRIFEIGSITKVFTSILLSDLVNKQQATLDETLQEQFDFTLKEGSDITLSQLANHTSGLEREPSNFESADYNFEDPFANYTNELLHNYLKDEVVLNNSSGSQYEYSNLGMGLLGHIISKKTGKTYENLLQEIILEPLQMNNSTSVVATVNPTQIVTGLDENGNEIPNWNFSNVIVGAGGIVSSVTDLEKFTHKNFLNDPVYNLPQASTYPIHEDINIGLGWHIFEDEDITALFHGGGTAGYVSFLSVEKRNKRAVIVLSNVSAFHPNSGQIEDLGIDMLYHISEVEN, from the coding sequence ATGAAACATTATTGCAAGTACGCAACAACACTGATTTTATTATTGCTATTTATGAGTTGTAACTCTGACGATGCTGTAACAGGTGCCGAAGAAACCGCTTTTACAGGTGAAATCAAATCTATTATTGAAGACAATACCCGGGAATTTCCAGACAACACTGAACTTTCTATTGCAATCATAGATAATGAAAAAACGGAATACATAGGCGTTATTAAAAAAGGCAATACGCTTGAGGTAATAGATAATAAAGATAGGATTTTCGAAATAGGTTCTATAACAAAAGTCTTTACGAGTATATTACTTTCAGATTTGGTAAATAAACAACAAGCAACATTAGATGAGACGTTACAAGAGCAATTCGATTTTACACTAAAAGAAGGAAGTGATATCACCCTTTCTCAATTAGCGAACCACACTTCTGGACTAGAAAGAGAGCCTTCAAACTTTGAATCTGCAGATTATAATTTTGAAGACCCTTTTGCGAACTACACAAATGAATTATTACATAATTATTTAAAAGATGAAGTAGTTCTAAATAACAGTAGCGGTTCTCAATACGAATATTCAAATCTAGGAATGGGACTATTGGGTCATATTATATCAAAGAAGACAGGAAAAACCTATGAGAACCTATTACAGGAAATTATTTTAGAGCCTTTGCAAATGAATAACTCCACATCAGTAGTAGCTACTGTAAATCCTACACAAATAGTAACAGGACTTGATGAAAATGGTAATGAAATACCGAATTGGAATTTTAGCAATGTTATTGTAGGAGCAGGTGGCATTGTATCGTCAGTAACAGATTTGGAAAAGTTCACCCATAAAAATTTCCTAAACGATCCTGTTTATAACCTACCCCAAGCAAGTACATATCCTATTCATGAAGACATTAACATCGGATTGGGCTGGCACATTTTCGAAGATGAAGATATTACAGCCTTATTTCATGGTGGTGGAACTGCAGGTTATGTTTCATTTTTAAGTGTTGAAAAAAGGAACAAAAGAGCAGTAATTGTATTATCTAATGTATCTGCCTTTCACCCCAATTCTGGACAAATAGAAGATTTAGGAATAGACATGCTGTATCATATTTCTGAAGTTGAAAATTAA
- a CDS encoding NAD-dependent epimerase/dehydratase family protein — protein MNKREFIKTFAAASALTFVNPIEILASTTIKPINKNVLILGGRGFIGPSIVQVFLKAGYKVTLLNRGKTNPTLFNNLPIIICDREKEDKKGFKNIDKKYRETHWDIVVDTWQKSPKAVADFLDEFKGRIGHYHYISTVSVYDKWDKKFIEETEPLNPLPKFPKTIREDFRYAIRKTLSEEAIRERMDNYTMYRSHGMKDFRITNPGDPNDEPFWPVRFYRGGEILLPNVQDHHIQVTDVQSLSNFILHCSRTKTYGEYNVAYHSTPFKDFVSSLILATDMPKKLHWIDGDFLIENELLPYKIVPLWKPKPAGSYYFNIQKAIGAGLVNRPMVDMITDQLNGYKSRYPNDDVRFGEFIGGNKTKYYSMDKEKSIIDKWNARQK, from the coding sequence ATGAATAAAAGAGAATTTATTAAAACATTCGCAGCAGCCTCGGCATTAACTTTTGTAAATCCGATAGAAATTTTAGCTAGTACCACAATTAAACCGATAAATAAAAATGTACTTATATTAGGAGGAAGAGGTTTTATAGGTCCTAGTATCGTGCAGGTTTTTTTAAAGGCGGGTTATAAGGTAACTTTATTAAATAGAGGAAAAACCAATCCGACACTTTTTAATAATCTACCTATTATTATATGTGATAGAGAAAAGGAAGATAAAAAAGGCTTCAAGAATATTGATAAAAAGTACAGAGAAACTCATTGGGATATCGTAGTAGATACGTGGCAAAAATCTCCAAAAGCAGTTGCAGATTTTCTTGATGAATTTAAAGGTCGTATTGGTCATTATCATTATATATCAACAGTTTCCGTATATGATAAATGGGATAAGAAATTTATTGAGGAAACAGAACCTTTAAATCCACTCCCAAAATTTCCTAAAACAATACGCGAGGATTTTAGATATGCTATAAGAAAAACTCTTTCTGAGGAGGCTATAAGAGAAAGAATGGATAACTATACAATGTATAGATCTCATGGAATGAAAGATTTTAGGATTACCAATCCAGGTGACCCAAATGATGAACCTTTTTGGCCAGTAAGGTTTTATAGGGGAGGAGAGATACTTTTGCCAAATGTACAGGATCATCATATTCAGGTAACAGATGTTCAAAGTCTGTCAAACTTCATTTTGCATTGTTCTAGAACTAAAACTTATGGCGAGTATAATGTGGCGTATCATTCAACACCGTTTAAAGATTTTGTATCAAGTCTTATTTTAGCTACAGATATGCCAAAAAAATTACATTGGATTGATGGAGATTTCTTAATAGAAAATGAATTATTACCTTATAAAATAGTCCCTTTGTGGAAACCTAAACCGGCAGGATCGTATTATTTTAATATTCAAAAAGCTATAGGAGCTGGTCTAGTTAACAGACCTATGGTGGATATGATAACTGATCAATTAAATGGGTACAAAAGTAGATATCCAAACGATGATGTTAGATTTGGAGAGTTCATAGGAGGAAATAAAACTAAATATTATTCTATGGATAAGGAGAAATCCATTATTGATAAATGGAATGCAAGGCAAAAGTGA
- a CDS encoding ATP-binding protein, which yields MGEINPDILQRALAREKAARKQAEGILEDKSRELYSVAQELKEVNEQLKDVLAKKNSELQGMSDNLVDAYVLMKVNGDIIEMNDAAKELFGYDVSTEKINVMSLIYKDDFNYAMESFQKLVTEGSFTDYVARVVTKSNGIRTVHINGSVIRDKDSVAIAAQGIVRDITNQIEAEKLKEELLKNLEQSNKELNDFAHVVSHDLKSPLRSMNALINWLKEDYEDKLDENAVTSFNSLLNKIEKMDHMIDGILSYSSIDRNEKAGKEVSLDKVVSDILEMIYVPETFSINIHDTLPIMIGDRFRFQQLFQNIISNAIKYNDKEKGILDIKCIDIGDFWEITLADNGPGIPEAYHRKIFEIFQTAQDQSKSTGIGLSIVKKIVNMYGGEVDVSSQENKGTTFLFTLKKLSL from the coding sequence ATGGGTGAAATTAATCCTGATATACTACAAAGAGCACTTGCTAGGGAAAAAGCAGCTCGTAAACAAGCAGAGGGAATTCTAGAAGATAAATCAAGAGAACTATATTCGGTTGCTCAAGAATTAAAAGAGGTAAATGAACAGTTGAAAGATGTTCTAGCCAAAAAAAATTCTGAGCTTCAAGGAATGTCTGATAATCTCGTAGATGCTTATGTTCTAATGAAAGTTAATGGTGATATCATAGAGATGAATGATGCAGCAAAAGAGCTATTTGGTTATGATGTTAGCACAGAAAAGATTAATGTAATGTCTCTTATCTATAAAGATGATTTTAACTATGCCATGGAATCCTTTCAGAAATTAGTTACAGAAGGATCTTTTACAGATTATGTAGCCAGAGTAGTTACCAAAAGTAATGGTATTAGAACAGTCCATATTAATGGAAGTGTTATTAGAGATAAAGATAGTGTTGCGATTGCTGCACAAGGAATTGTACGGGATATAACCAATCAGATAGAGGCTGAAAAATTAAAAGAAGAATTACTTAAGAATTTAGAGCAAAGTAATAAAGAATTAAATGATTTTGCTCACGTGGTATCTCATGATCTAAAATCTCCTTTACGGAGTATGAATGCTCTTATTAATTGGTTAAAAGAAGATTATGAAGATAAATTGGATGAAAATGCGGTAACCTCTTTTAATTCTTTACTTAATAAAATAGAAAAAATGGATCATATGATCGACGGAATTCTAAGTTATTCTAGTATTGATAGGAATGAAAAAGCAGGAAAAGAAGTGAGTTTGGATAAAGTAGTATCTGATATATTAGAAATGATTTACGTCCCAGAAACATTTAGTATTAATATTCATGATACGCTTCCCATAATGATAGGTGATCGATTTAGATTTCAACAATTATTTCAAAATATTATCAGTAATGCGATAAAATATAATGATAAAGAAAAAGGAATTTTGGACATTAAATGTATTGATATCGGTGATTTTTGGGAAATTACTCTTGCCGATAATGGTCCAGGAATTCCTGAGGCATACCACCGCAAAATCTTTGAGATTTTTCAGACGGCACAAGATCAATCTAAGTCTACCGGAATTGGACTATCTATTGTAAAAAAGATAGTTAATATGTATGGCGGAGAAGTCGATGTATCGTCACAAGAAAACAAAGGCACCACTTTTTTATTCACTCTTAAAAAACTTTCTTTATGA
- a CDS encoding RNA polymerase sigma factor — MDKKITSYSVKEAKFSNLFDKHYHRLHNYAFKVLKETDLSEELVQETFIKLWENFDHIKESERSIESFLITTLKNKIIDAYRKKQTRERHTNLYSLNTSIETQIDKQWELVQRIEDIYTSLEEKTTDIFKLSRDKGLTYKEISKKKGISIKTVELHISKALTAFKKGLKDYF; from the coding sequence TTGGATAAAAAAATAACATCTTATTCCGTCAAAGAAGCCAAATTCTCCAATTTGTTTGATAAGCACTATCATAGGCTACACAATTATGCATTTAAAGTTTTAAAAGAAACGGATCTTTCCGAAGAGTTGGTTCAGGAAACATTTATTAAGCTTTGGGAAAACTTTGATCATATCAAAGAATCCGAACGTTCTATAGAATCATTTTTAATTACCACACTCAAAAATAAAATTATTGATGCCTATAGAAAAAAACAAACCAGAGAAAGACATACTAATTTGTATTCGCTTAACACCAGCATTGAAACGCAGATTGATAAGCAATGGGAATTAGTGCAGCGTATTGAAGATATTTATACTTCTCTTGAGGAAAAAACAACAGATATTTTTAAGTTATCGAGAGATAAAGGTTTGACCTACAAAGAAATTTCCAAAAAAAAAGGCATTTCTATAAAAACCGTAGAACTCCATATTTCAAAGGCTCTAACAGCATTTAAGAAGGGCTTGAAAGATTATTTTTAA
- a CDS encoding response regulator: MKNLKILLIEDDEIERMKFTRVLQKNNYTCKLEEATNGEEAIEILEDDTKTPDIILLDLNMPKMNGIEFLKSLKSNDKLKYVPVIILSTSNNHQDLKRCYEEGIAGYLVKPLKYEDYVEKIKSLIEYWGKNELISV, from the coding sequence ATGAAAAATTTAAAAATCCTATTAATCGAAGATGACGAGATAGAAAGAATGAAGTTCACAAGAGTTCTACAGAAGAACAATTATACATGTAAACTAGAAGAAGCTACAAACGGCGAAGAAGCCATAGAAATTCTTGAAGATGATACCAAAACTCCGGATATTATATTGCTGGATCTAAATATGCCAAAAATGAATGGTATCGAGTTCCTAAAAAGTTTAAAAAGTAACGACAAATTAAAATATGTTCCGGTCATAATTTTGAGTACTTCTAACAACCACCAAGATCTGAAAAGATGCTACGAAGAAGGGATTGCGGGGTATTTAGTAAAACCATTGAAGTATGAAGATTATGTAGAAAAAATAAAATCTTTGATAGAATATTGGGGAAAAAATGAGTTAATTTCTGTCTGA
- a CDS encoding heme NO-binding domain-containing protein, translating into MKGIVFTEFLQLVEDKFGLEMVDRIIEESNLPSNGIYTSIGTYEFSEMLSLITNLSKNTDIKTDDLLLTYAEHFFSVLASNYPQLIERYENPLDMLESIENHIHVEVRKIYPSAELPTFQVLERTPDTLSMIYKSSRAMYSFGLGLMNKTFEHFNKRAVISYDKLKDDGTEVKFMIQMKNG; encoded by the coding sequence ATGAAAGGAATTGTTTTTACTGAGTTTTTACAACTTGTCGAGGATAAGTTTGGTCTAGAAATGGTGGATCGAATTATCGAGGAATCTAATTTACCATCTAATGGAATTTATACGTCAATAGGAACGTATGAATTTTCAGAAATGTTAAGTCTTATTACCAATCTAAGTAAAAATACAGACATTAAAACAGATGATTTACTACTTACCTATGCAGAACACTTTTTTAGTGTATTAGCTTCAAACTATCCACAATTGATAGAGCGCTATGAGAACCCGTTAGACATGTTAGAGTCTATAGAAAATCATATTCACGTGGAAGTAAGAAAAATTTATCCTAGTGCTGAGCTTCCTACCTTTCAAGTATTAGAAAGAACACCTGATACTTTATCCATGATCTATAAATCAAGTAGAGCTATGTATAGCTTTGGGCTGGGTTTAATGAACAAAACATTTGAACATTTTAACAAAAGGGCTGTTATATCGTATGATAAATTAAAAGATGATGGAACCGAAGTTAAATTTATGATTCAAATGAAAAATGGGTGA
- a CDS encoding DUF4249 family protein — translation MKKLPIYIIFISFFTFINCVEDISQDFEFKEQVFISGLLTSEEGFVSIQVQKTVPVTDTSFSAINDAQISLFTRDVSNNTSLVSDSFTINNGIYTTSEMITPIIGNTYWIEVLLQDQTVLISEEEILRPPIPITDMVKTEDSIRITFNGPIDVQNFYLIHLEILKDGVIISDELIVSNDRIINEEEEKILVITGMNEGETLRVDISNINFTTFQFYSNVISNQGNEPEVSSLFLPVNLVGNITNTATDELVLGNFGVAGVTPITIDF, via the coding sequence ATGAAAAAACTACCTATATACATAATATTTATTTCATTTTTCACATTCATAAATTGTGTTGAAGATATTAGTCAGGATTTTGAATTTAAAGAGCAGGTATTTATTTCTGGGTTATTGACCAGCGAGGAGGGTTTTGTTTCTATTCAGGTTCAGAAGACCGTTCCAGTGACTGATACGTCTTTTAGCGCTATAAATGACGCGCAAATATCCTTATTTACCAGAGATGTATCCAATAACACCTCGTTAGTTTCTGATTCTTTTACAATAAATAATGGCATCTATACTACTTCAGAGATGATAACTCCTATTATAGGCAACACTTATTGGATAGAAGTACTATTACAAGATCAAACTGTTCTTATATCCGAAGAGGAAATTTTAAGACCACCAATTCCTATTACGGATATGGTAAAAACCGAAGATAGTATTCGAATTACTTTCAATGGTCCAATCGATGTACAAAATTTCTATTTAATTCATTTAGAAATTCTTAAAGATGGGGTGATAATTTCTGATGAATTGATCGTATCCAATGACAGAATTATCAATGAAGAGGAAGAAAAAATTCTTGTTATTACTGGTATGAATGAAGGCGAAACGTTACGCGTAGACATCAGTAATATTAACTTTACTACGTTTCAGTTTTATAGTAATGTCATTAGTAACCAAGGAAATGAACCGGAAGTATCTTCCTTATTTTTACCTGTCAATCTTGTCGGCAATATTACCAACACTGCAACCGATGAATTAGTTCTAGGCAATTTTGGTGTTGCAGGAGTAACTCCGATTACTATAGATTTCTAA
- a CDS encoding TonB-dependent receptor encodes MKLSFFFYLIFCFQLLAFNGFSQNSVTLSEENSSLKSIIHKIEEQTSYSFILNNDVINVDQHFSINVIKTDIEETVALLFKNSTISYKIKKSHIILTRTKIQHDFTISGIVTDANTGEILLGASIIIKNSNNGVFTNAYGFYSITLPKGDYILEISYLGYVTKVLDIKLETDKNIKIELQPSSSELEEVVIQTNQNNKSQVKPILGGTTSLTTSEIKKLPSLLGEPDITRAVLTQPGISSIGEGTSGFNVRGGNVDQNLILLDEAPLYNTSHLFGLFSIFNADAVKILKLYKGEIPARFGGRASSVLEIRQKNGNSKRIKGEGGLGLLFSKFTIEGPIKKDKISFLASGRRSYFDVFFPLFPGNEAVDKFHFYDLNTKLTWNINKNNRLYASGIFAADVLKFNQEEENGEGGFDSDLDLGWINTTATLRWNHTFSNRLFSNITGIYSKYDFSLGQREDLREEDIEENIEETVKRSIENWIFKPDFTYYSNPTTQMRFGLYGNLYQFIPKITSTAGNQVLDKEKALELAAYYSIEKQWNKLSLSTGLRYSWFANFGEEDIAIYDPNLPQTQNSIIGNRSVKNNEISKTYSGFEPRISLKYDINDRKAFKIGYNRMFQYIHSINRQTITLPNDTWKPSGEHIAPLKVNQFSAGYAYDTKDQNYNFSIEAYYKTFDDLIVYKNGARLGVFDNLETELVTADGFSYGLELAAHKNKGKLTGNVNYTYSVSKRKTKSNFSSEQINNNTYFPSNFDRPHIFNITANYKLSKKWEVGAFFTFQTGRPITQPNGRLTLDGDSFITYSDRNAFRIPNTHRADISFTYTPTDNPKTNWKGSWNFGVYNVYGRKNAFSINSVFDDNQLETSQISFIAAPIPFISYNFKF; translated from the coding sequence ATGAAATTATCTTTCTTTTTTTATCTAATTTTTTGTTTTCAACTGCTGGCTTTTAATGGGTTCTCCCAAAATAGTGTTACCCTATCTGAAGAAAATAGTTCACTAAAATCAATTATACATAAGATTGAAGAACAGACATCTTATAGTTTTATCCTAAATAATGATGTGATCAATGTCGATCAACATTTTAGTATAAATGTTATAAAAACAGATATTGAAGAAACAGTAGCTTTACTCTTTAAGAATTCTACCATTTCTTATAAAATCAAAAAAAGTCATATCATTCTCACCAGAACTAAAATTCAACACGATTTTACGATAAGTGGGATTGTTACAGATGCAAATACTGGCGAAATACTTTTGGGCGCCAGTATCATCATAAAAAACAGTAACAATGGTGTGTTTACGAATGCTTATGGCTTTTATTCTATAACATTACCCAAAGGAGACTATATTTTGGAGATTTCGTATCTGGGCTATGTAACCAAAGTCTTAGATATTAAATTAGAAACTGACAAAAACATAAAGATAGAGCTTCAGCCATCCTCCAGTGAATTAGAAGAAGTTGTAATACAGACAAATCAAAATAATAAAAGTCAGGTAAAACCAATTCTTGGTGGTACTACTAGTTTAACTACTTCAGAAATTAAAAAACTACCATCTCTCCTAGGAGAACCTGATATTACCAGGGCAGTTTTAACCCAACCCGGAATTAGTAGTATTGGCGAAGGAACTAGTGGTTTTAATGTAAGAGGTGGAAATGTAGATCAAAATTTAATTCTACTAGATGAAGCTCCCTTGTATAACACTTCTCATCTATTCGGATTGTTTTCTATTTTTAACGCAGATGCGGTTAAAATATTAAAATTATATAAAGGCGAAATACCTGCTCGTTTTGGAGGCAGGGCATCATCTGTACTAGAGATTCGACAAAAAAATGGAAATTCTAAAAGAATTAAAGGAGAAGGTGGATTAGGATTACTGTTTTCTAAATTTACAATAGAAGGTCCTATTAAAAAGGATAAAATCAGCTTCTTAGCTTCTGGTAGACGATCGTATTTTGATGTGTTTTTCCCATTGTTTCCAGGTAACGAAGCTGTTGATAAATTTCATTTTTATGATTTAAACACAAAACTAACCTGGAACATCAATAAAAACAACAGGCTTTATGCGTCCGGTATTTTTGCTGCAGATGTCTTAAAATTTAATCAAGAAGAAGAAAATGGAGAAGGTGGATTTGATAGCGATTTAGATCTTGGATGGATAAATACTACTGCTACCTTACGATGGAATCATACTTTTTCTAATAGATTATTTTCTAATATAACAGGTATCTATAGCAAATATGATTTCTCATTAGGACAGAGAGAAGATCTTAGAGAAGAAGATATCGAAGAAAATATAGAAGAGACTGTCAAAAGATCTATTGAAAACTGGATTTTTAAGCCCGATTTCACATATTATTCAAACCCTACAACCCAAATGCGATTTGGTCTCTATGGTAATTTATATCAATTCATTCCTAAAATTACTAGCACAGCAGGCAATCAGGTTCTAGACAAAGAAAAAGCATTAGAACTAGCAGCCTATTATAGTATTGAAAAACAATGGAATAAACTATCATTATCAACCGGTTTACGATATTCCTGGTTTGCTAATTTTGGAGAAGAAGATATTGCTATTTACGACCCTAATCTTCCACAAACACAAAACTCAATTATTGGGAATAGAAGTGTGAAAAATAACGAGATATCGAAAACTTATTCTGGATTTGAACCCCGTATATCTTTAAAATATGACATTAACGACAGAAAAGCTTTTAAAATAGGATATAACAGAATGTTTCAATACATACACTCCATTAATAGGCAAACGATAACATTACCAAACGATACTTGGAAACCTTCTGGTGAACATATTGCTCCATTAAAAGTAAATCAATTTTCTGCTGGATATGCCTATGACACTAAGGATCAAAACTATAATTTTTCGATAGAGGCATACTACAAAACATTTGATGATTTAATAGTCTATAAAAATGGAGCTAGATTAGGAGTTTTTGACAACCTAGAAACCGAATTAGTTACTGCCGACGGTTTTTCTTATGGATTAGAACTAGCCGCACATAAAAATAAGGGAAAATTAACCGGAAACGTAAACTATACCTATTCTGTATCAAAACGAAAAACGAAAAGTAATTTCTCTTCGGAGCAAATTAATAACAACACGTACTTTCCTTCGAATTTTGATCGACCCCATATATTTAATATAACAGCAAATTATAAATTATCTAAAAAGTGGGAAGTAGGAGCATTTTTCACCTTTCAAACGGGAAGACCCATCACCCAGCCTAATGGTAGATTGACTTTAGATGGAGATTCGTTTATCACCTATTCTGATAGAAATGCGTTTAGAATTCCGAATACGCATAGAGCAGACATATCGTTTACTTACACACCTACTGACAATCCAAAAACTAACTGGAAAGGAAGCTGGAATTTTGGTGTATATAACGTATATGGACGTAAAAATGCATTTTCTATTAATTCTGTTTTTGACGATAATCAATTAGAAACGTCTCAAATTTCTTTTATCGCCGCGCCAATTCCATTTATATCCTACAATTTTAAATTTTAG
- a CDS encoding FecR family protein, with protein sequence METFKITETELWEYISKTADDITTKKVEKWIDSSDYDEDLFNKIAAIHSHSATQNPSVQQAKKRFFTTVKPKTMVWRELLKYAAIFVILISGVYFYNTVSSNTNQIVVQTTFGEQKNIALPDGSNVWLNASSKLSYNVETHRTLYLEGEGFFEVAKDTLHPFTVTTPDHITVKALGTSFNVKSYIDSPITETKLLTGKVEVTSDEQFKEKVLLIPDQKVTFYKHTKEVVKSKMDSNESSIAWKEGKIRFENKTFREIAIDLKAQFGKQIHFKNEDIAVTKFTGSFDNTTPIDEIFEILKISKEFTYKLNTETNEWIIE encoded by the coding sequence ATGGAAACTTTTAAAATTACAGAAACAGAACTTTGGGAGTATATCTCAAAGACTGCTGATGATATAACTACTAAGAAAGTAGAAAAGTGGATAGACTCTTCTGATTATGACGAAGATTTATTTAATAAAATAGCTGCTATTCATTCGCATAGTGCTACGCAAAATCCTTCTGTTCAGCAGGCTAAAAAACGATTCTTTACTACTGTCAAACCAAAAACCATGGTTTGGAGAGAGCTGCTGAAGTATGCGGCTATATTTGTTATACTCATTTCTGGAGTATATTTCTACAATACAGTATCCTCCAATACCAATCAAATAGTTGTGCAAACAACTTTTGGTGAACAAAAGAATATTGCATTACCAGATGGTTCCAACGTTTGGTTAAATGCTTCTAGTAAATTATCCTATAATGTCGAAACTCATAGAACCTTATATCTGGAAGGAGAAGGTTTTTTTGAAGTTGCAAAAGATACGTTACACCCGTTTACCGTAACAACTCCAGATCATATTACAGTAAAAGCTTTAGGTACCAGTTTTAATGTGAAATCATATATAGATAGTCCTATTACAGAAACAAAATTACTTACTGGTAAAGTTGAAGTTACTTCTGATGAGCAGTTTAAAGAAAAGGTACTTCTGATCCCTGATCAAAAAGTAACCTTTTACAAACATACCAAAGAAGTAGTGAAATCCAAGATGGATTCTAATGAATCTAGCATTGCCTGGAAAGAAGGAAAAATACGATTCGAAAATAAAACTTTCAGGGAAATAGCTATTGACTTAAAAGCCCAATTTGGCAAACAAATTCACTTTAAAAATGAAGACATTGCAGTTACTAAATTCACAGGCTCTTTCGATAATACAACTCCTATAGATGAGATTTTTGAAATACTCAAAATCTCTAAAGAATTTACCTATAAACTAAACACAGAAACCAATGAGTGGATAATAGAATAA
- a CDS encoding AraC family transcriptional regulator — MGTSVAIVSGIGAIQSILFTLLIFLKKERNKSDWILMVWFLVFSIHLSLKLGIEFYEVTSIDILIMTISFLHGPFFLFYSNSILGERFTRKSLLHFIPFLFFFIGCFYVEDIHEPNWEVILLIVKLTSLILYPSFILYDFKSKIRFLKSKTSNSSVLEYFWIKTAAIIFLVSMGVSVIRLITELSVGVSYFEFVDVLRYTVLVMIIGFYGLKYGTIYKPEEVSEYLSSNKGKYKHSPLKTNEINNISDLINQYFKENKSYLNPDFSLTKLSRSIDIRKHHLSQVINSEMKTTFYDLVNTKRIEYATLKIREGESSYLTMEGLGYDSGFNSKSVFFYHFKKQTGKTPGQYKKEMSTN; from the coding sequence ATGGGCACTTCAGTTGCTATAGTTTCGGGAATTGGTGCAATTCAAAGTATATTATTTACCTTATTAATTTTTTTAAAAAAGGAGAGAAACAAATCAGATTGGATACTGATGGTCTGGTTTCTTGTGTTTTCAATTCATTTATCCTTAAAACTGGGCATTGAGTTTTATGAAGTTACTAGTATAGATATATTAATAATGACTATTAGTTTCTTGCACGGTCCATTTTTTTTATTCTATTCAAATTCAATTCTTGGAGAACGTTTTACAAGAAAGAGTCTTTTGCATTTCATCCCATTTTTGTTCTTTTTTATAGGATGTTTTTATGTGGAAGATATTCATGAACCCAATTGGGAAGTGATACTTCTTATCGTGAAGCTAACTTCATTAATTTTGTATCCTTCTTTTATACTGTATGATTTCAAGAGTAAGATAAGGTTTTTAAAATCCAAGACTTCTAACAGTTCAGTTTTAGAATATTTCTGGATTAAAACCGCTGCTATTATTTTCCTAGTCAGTATGGGAGTTAGTGTGATACGACTTATTACAGAGTTGAGTGTAGGTGTGTCATATTTTGAATTTGTAGATGTACTTCGTTATACTGTTTTAGTAATGATAATTGGTTTTTATGGGTTGAAGTATGGAACTATTTATAAACCAGAAGAAGTATCTGAATATCTAAGTTCTAATAAAGGAAAATATAAACACAGTCCACTAAAGACAAATGAAATAAATAACATTAGTGACCTAATCAATCAATACTTCAAAGAAAACAAATCATACTTAAATCCTGATTTTTCTTTGACAAAGTTATCCAGATCAATAGATATTCGTAAGCATCATTTATCTCAGGTAATCAATTCTGAAATGAAAACTACTTTTTATGATTTGGTCAACACGAAAAGAATTGAATATGCTACTCTTAAAATTAGAGAAGGAGAAAGCTCTTATTTGACCATGGAAGGTTTAGGTTATGATAGCGGATTTAACTCTAAGTCTGTATTTTTTTATCATTTCAAAAAACAAACAGGAAAAACACCTGGGCAGTATAAGAAAGAAATGAGTACGAATTAA